CCGTGCGGGTCGATGGGCACCTTGACCTGGCCGTAGATGCCGCGGTACTCGTTGGTGCGCGGCGGATTGAAGCCGTAGACGGCGTAGCGGCGGAAGAGGCAGCCGGTCCCGACATACATGGGGCCCTGCAGGCCGTCGAGCGCGCGCATGTTGCCGTCGAAGAAGACAGTGTTGTGGTTGGCGTAGCGGTCGGAGGGGTCGATGCCCTCAAAGCGCTGCGGGAACTGGATGTAGCAGatgcggtcgccgccgcggtcGAGCATGTAGCACATGGCCTCGCGGATAGCCATGCAGTTGTAGATGTAGTGGTCGCAGTCGAAGTTGAGCATGAAGGGCCCGTTGGAGAGGATGGCCGACGCGCGCACCATGGCGTTCATGGCGCCGGCCTTCTTGTTGTGGTCGTACCCGGGGCGCTTCTCGCGCGAGAGGTACACGAACATGGGGACGCGCACGTCAACGCCGGTAAAGTCCAGGTACGGGTGCGACGCGGCGTCGCCGGGGACCACGTCGTAGTGAGGGTTCTTGATCATCACCTAGTACCAGTAGGAGGAGTTCTGATCCGGCAGGCTGTAAAAATTAATGCTCAACACCTCTGGATTATTGGAGAAGCTAGTCGTACAATACCTGCACGATGCTCGCGTGGTCGCCCTTGGCGTGGTCGGGGGCCGAGTCCAGCCAGGTGCCGGGCCAGTGGGTACCGTCGGCCATCCAGGTGGCCTTCACCGTGGGGACGTCGGCGGCCTGCTTGTCGCGAGCGAGCTTGCGCTCGCGGGCGTTCATCGCGTTGGCACGCCGGCGGATGAGGTCCGCAAGCCCGTTGATGCGGACCTTGAACTCGTCGTACTCGCGCTTGATCCACCGCCGGTCCTTGACGAAGTCCGGCCGCTTCTTGCCCTTGGTGGGGTCGCCCTTCTGGTTGAAGTACGAGTCCGGGTTGCGCGGCTCGATGGAGTGCTTGCGGCAGAAGGGCACCCACACCTTGGCGAACTCGCACGCCTCCGCCATGGCCTCGAAGGTCagcagcgcgccgccgtcgtcggAGATGTAGACGAAGAGCTTCTCCGCGGGGTACTCGGTGCTGAGGATGGAGAGCAGTGAGTTCGCCGTGGTCAGGGGCGGCTCCTTGTAGGGGTCGGCGGTGGAGATGAAGACGTCGAGcccggggaggtcggagcggcCCGTCGGGTTGGTCGGTGTCACGGACTCGAACTTCTCCCGGAGCGCGGCGAGGTCGACGGCGCGGTTGATCGGGTTCAGCTTGGGCATCTGGTCCAGCAGCCACGAGAAGGCGAACCAGAACTCGCACACGATGGAGATCCCCCACAGCCACAGCGCGTCCAGGTTGGGGTTCGTCGCGCGCCAGATCAGGAACAGGAACAGCGAGATGAAGCGCACCAGCACCAGCAACCTGCCACGTGCAAATCAAAATCGATCACTTGACGCGTTGCCAAATGCCAAGAACAAACAGGGAGCATTGGTCGGTCGGTCAAATCCTCCGGACGGCGCGAATTGAACCTGTAGGGGCTGAGAATGCCGGGCGGAATGGCCACCTTCCGGCTGAGCGGCTTCCACGGCTTGTCCACGAGGTCCTCCATCTTGACggggccgccgcccgcgccgccgccgtcgtcgtcggcgTACGCGTTGTTGTCCTGCGGCCAGTACGCGTTGCCGATGCCGTACGTGCCCTTGGTCTCGAACAGCCACCGGTTGTGGTCGAAGTCCCCGGTCTGGCTCCGCAACAGCAGCGACTTGGAAGGCGCCGGCACGCGCGCCGTGGACAGCCGCCGGTCCATCTTGCCACTGACGCCCCCGGCGCCGTCGTCCCCGCCGGCGCCCCCGCGCCGGTTGACAAGCTTAGTGGACGCCGACGGGCCATAGGGCGGCAAGGGGAAATCGTCTGGCTTGGAGCCACCCGCGGAAGTGGAGGAcggcgcgccaccgccgccgctgtaGGGCTGGTTGTCCGGGGTGGGCGGCATGAGGACGGTGTAGTTAGCATAGTCGCTGCCACCGCCGGACATGATGGAGGCAAACTCCGGCGCGTCGTCGATCTCGACGTCGTTTGAGGAGCTAGGAAGGCGCCCCCTCGACGGCGTCCTCGTTCAATAGACGGGTGGCTTCCACGCCGACGGCGAGGACGATGACGTGCACGTGGGTGCGTGTGCTCCCTAGCTAGCTATGCGATGCCATGGGCCTCACCGTGGAAGCAAGCTGATCGCACATCCACGCGCACGAGCTCGTCGAtcgagagagagggggagagatggTTGCATGGCTTGGAGGAAATTGCGAGGCGAGAAGAGATGCGGAGTGGCGACAATTTCGGAGACCGGCCATTGAAGTTTTTAGCTCGCCATGGAAGCATCGGTTGGTCGAAAAATGGAGGCTTTGATCCGGAAGCAATGCATGCTCCAAAAAGCGTGCAAAATTAAAATGGCTAGACTGTCTCGTCTGGATGAATGGTTTGCAGGCTCATACGGTCATACATTCAAGATCCATGAACGCTGCAAGCAATTTGGTCTTATTAGCTGCATGCATATGCACCATGTACATTTTGAATTTTGCACGTTTCGAATTTGTTTGATATAACCTATAACATTTAGGATGCGGAGCTTATACATTTTGATCATTTAGAATTTGTTCAGTATAACCTATAAATTGTTACGCAAAACCTCTCGTGCCTGTGTGGGCACACACAAGTGTTGGCGGCCGAAATTGGCAAGGACCGAGGCATACTGGTCTGAGCGGTTTGCATACGGGTCGGACCGGTCTATAGCCTGTTGCAATCCGAGTAGGTTTAGGTATGTAATTCGGAAAATTTAGAAACTCTATTTCTAATgtgataggaggatgagtcccgatcttccgagaggtacggtaaacttgattggtggagaactcgacgttgatgatccaaggctccgaacgaacagaaccccgcaatcactacaccactgctccgttggttatcacccgtgtcacacgaatgatctcgccacgaaggcttatccctgcaagcgcaatcaagaacacaagtaagaatagaagatgcaatcaaacagacttgattacgagatggggtctcacaaaccgatgaacggcgacactgtttgatgacagaatgaatttaagcaaaacccaaaccctaaagtggcgacggctactgaataaaaaggagttgggggcgtgcaagtcccctggacgcaaccttaatgggcttcaacacggtacacgggccaacggcccaaaagacggtgacacagcaccctgtcagATCTTGTGcaagaaccttaaaaggtccagcggcacgtggcatgagcttggactttcgcaaatccggaaacctatcttttcgcaaatgaacccacaccaaatcaccAGGTTCtaattttacctccttccttcctttactGACAGCAATTCGATaattttcattcattttttcaatttgtaacttagtagtttcatgcaacttaagaataaattcagaacgttgtgtagcatctaagttcacaatttcagaaggtggtaacggtagcaaatcaattggagcacgaggattgaaaccatatactaccataaaTGGACTTAAGTTAGTTGTGCagtgaatagatctgttataggcaaactcaatatgtggcaaacactcctcccacaacctcaaattgtctttcaaaacagcccgcaacatagtagacaaggtacgattaactacctccgtttgcctatcagtttgtggatgacaagtagtagaaaatagcaactttgttcccaatttataccataagattctccaaaaatggctcaaaaacttagcatccctatcagaaacaatcgtatttggtacaccatgtgtcagacccggggccaccgggctgggcacataacgtagtttaaagaggtctaagagattaagtccatcttatctcttattcattttgtttatctcttgtttatcccgtttaaataggagataagctaaccaacacggaggggatctactcgaagatatgttctggtatgatccctcagcggaggttggttagcatctttgtaactctggcctctcgggtatataagggaggtcagggacccctctcaaaacagaaaatcactaggtcattctacatcaaaggcaatacaaaccaccatacaggacgtagggtgttacgctttttgcggcctgaacctgtctaagctttgtgttccttgcaccttcgagttcctgatctcggcgtcccttaacccaaaacttaccaccttgggtatatcccacggtgggcagccagttaaacaccgacagctggcgcgccaggtaggggagtgcgtcgaagatccaccggcgagctcgatggcatctttcaatttcatcaggtcagttccctctcagggtacgacattcatttttggctcatgggtttgcatcgcagatggtgtgggcaactttcggcgattcctcgtcgacatgaggccaaaaaccttcgctgcggatcctcgcagcggcctcgacaagttcgtcgatgagcTCAACAACTTGTCGCTCCATACTTCCGCATTAcggatcgagatggagtctgctcctggctcgacttcttctggtgttgcgacaacttcccctggtttggacttgttccaatctagggatccgcatagccgatctcaactcggctcatgcaaactggccactgatcttcaggaggccaacatatctgggtccctctccatgttagagaaggatctggacttgctgctccaggacggaaagcctAAATCCACCGCGTgttggggggcttcgggttgttctggtcccggtgatttggtgatcacctctttgccggaggggcgtgttgtgcattggaggggcatgaggctctctgatctactcgagacagagggtcgacttgtggcccaccttgagcccttgccttttcaggagggcaggccattggccaccgtggcggaggggtcgactgaactagtcgacgaaaattctcatgagctttcctcccgccaggtgctgatggccgaagaaggcgagggcgatggGGACCTTCCCATCAaaaactttgaagcgatcttcgaagatgagatcacggccaatgccGGCGATGAGAAagatgccgatcgtgaggcgcggagggccaggaacagggcccgcgcaatccggcggaggagaaccaacgagcgtaggcgatctatgcatcgcgagcttgaccctgagttcgctgccgtaagtgaacggggtttcaggactccggtagccaacatcgccagggtgacggccattctcgagcgcagccacgatccggaggtGCGTCAAGCTCttctctacgcgcagagggcttggatccagctggatcaacacaacccggcatCCACCATCAGAGAGGAGCGCGTAGGTGAGAGACgcagtcaggctcacagccgaacagcTGGTGGCCGCCCTCGACACCatctcagcaacgacaacgcccgcgggagtcaggcccctggcgggaggcagcagccaccgcaaggagGTCATCCgcgacaagccaatcatcgatTTTCTCTAGAGGATCtgtgccagcacatcaatgacggtcgcgacgcgcggactGTGATCTCTTCCAGgtgcaagacccgcgaagaagtcgaaaacgaaggtactgactgtagcgatcggtttcctgctttctctgcatgtttcagcagctacaagtacccagagggcttcaaacccatcagcattaccaagtacgacggtaagcaggctcctcaacaatggctccgttgttactccacggccatcgaggtagcagggggttcaaacattaccaaagtcgtctacttcctgatggctttggatcccgcaccgctcacttggttggagagcctcggcagcaactccatcgactcctgggaacgacttaagaagttcttcatcgacaattttcagggagcgattgcctgtgcaggtactcgacacgatcttgcccagtgtaagcaagaacgtaacgagcttctgcggtctTACACGCgttgcttcttcgacgtccgcgctaccatcacgaacatctcggaggacgacatcatcgattgcttctacaacggcatcaccgacccgggcatctatagggatttcgggcggaacaggccaaagactgttgcgggccttcgtgatatgatgcacgattggtccgaacaggaggagaagatgcgggagcggttcccacgGCGTCAGGATAGCAATCTGCGGTgctcaaacgacaaccgcaacgacaaaggcccgcgggacttttcgggtccgccccggaagcgaaagccagatgatgtcatcgcggccaTCGACCGTCCTtcacgaggcaagaagtcgacgacgcaggaggagttcgagaagctcctgcagaagaagtgcctgtggcatccgggcgccaaccacgccgccatcgactgctaccaccttcggaggacgttcagcaactccggtggcggaaagaagaagaagcagcctgctgacaaagaacccgaggatgatgatcaagaagatcatgggcgcaacccgaagtttcaagacgcttcgaaggttgtcaacgtcatctttgggggagacgaggattttggttccaggcgggaccagaagctgcttctccgggagattttgtccatcgagccggcggtaccacgaccactccgttggtcggaggtccccatcttgttctcccgcgatgaccagtggatgagcttttcggagcccagtaagttccccttggtcctggatcctgtggtggcagaggtcaagctaaccaaggtcctcattgatggcggaagtgggctcaatctcatcttcgtcagcacatTGAAGAAAATgagcctggacttcaaggacatgctggttcccagcaagtcccctttttacagcatcatcccaggtaacgcggcacacccgctgggtacggtggtcctcccagtcaccttcggcacgcgggagaactatcgtaccgagttcatcaaattcgaggtggctaacttcgaatcttcctaccatgccatattgggtcgaccggcacttgccaagtttatggcagtgccgcattacgtctatttgcttcttaagatgccaagactcagtggagtactcaccctccgtggcgacctgaagaagtcatacgactgtaatcaggaggcgatccaatatgcttcgactactcgcgtgccagatgcttcgggagaagtactcacggccgcgcagcagctttcccaattcgggctggagattccttccaagaaggccagcaagtcgagcatctagtcgactgatgacgtggccctcaagatgatccagcttcaggagggagattcatctaagaccgttGTCATTGGCgccggcttaggtgacaaataggaattcgcgctcgtcagcttccttcgggctaaccgagacatattcgcatggaaaccagcggatatgccaggggtgcccagggagttgatcgagcatgctttgaatgtacacccgaaggctacgcctaaaaagcaacgcctacggaggtttgcccaagacaagcgtgaggccattaaacgggagatcgctaaacttctcgcggctggattcattaaagaagtaatccatccagagtgggtagcgaatcccgttcttgtaaagaaaaagaacaatgaatgaagaatgtgtgtcgactacactgatctcaacaagcattgcccaaaagaccattttgggctgctgcgcattgaccaagttgtcgattcgatggctggttgtgtccttctttgttttcttgattgttactcaggttatcatcagatcgcgctcaaggaggaggaccaaatcaagaccgctttcatcaccccgtacgggacttacgcctacaaaacaatgtccttcgggttgaagaatgcaggagcaacctatcagcgtgcgatccagatgtgtttcgcggttcaactgcaccggaatgttgaggcctatgtggacgacgtcgtcatcaagaccagggcatccagcgacttaattgcagatttggaggaaacatttagcagtctacgcagatttcggtggaaactcaatcccaccaagtgcgtctttggagtaccttcagggaaattgctcgggttcatcgtcagcaaccggggcattgaaaccaaccctgtaaagatcacggccatcactgatatggaggctccagccacaaccaaggatgtgcagaagttaatagattgtatggcggccctgaataggttcatctcccaactcggggagagaggactaactttcttcaagctcctgaaacgccaagataagttccaatggacggaggaggctgagcgagccttgcaggatctgaaacatcatcttcagtcacctccgatccttacagcaccgttgctaggggaggatctactactttacatcgcggcaacaactcatgttgtcagcagtgctattgtagtcgagcgaggcgaagaaggccatgcgtttggagtgcagaggcctgtctacttcgtcagcgaagtcctctccgaatccaaggtacggtatccagctgttcaaaagctcttgtatgcaatcttaatcacatcaagaaagctacgccattacttcgacgagtacaagatcactgtgatcacggacttcccgctggcggatattcttcataatcaagatgccacggggcgcatatccaagtgggcagtggaactggaggctttgtcaatcaacttcaagccacgcactgcaatcaagtcacaggctctagtcgacttcatggctgaatggagggagaatcaagtcccaaacccagtggacaagccagagcactagaccatgtattttgatgggtccctcaagctcgacggcggcggcgctggggttctgcttatttctccacgaggtgaacagttgaaatatgtccttcagatcctgtgggcggtatccaacaatgaagccgagtatgaagctttgcttcacaggcttcgtttggcgatatcactagggatcaagcgactacttgtatatggcgactctcttcttgttgttcaacaggtcaacaaggaatgggactgcaacaaggagacaatggatgcttatgtacaggaagtgcgcaaattggaaagcaatttctccggcctggaggttcatcatgtattgcgggagcacaatgtcggcgcggatatcctgtccaaactggggtccacacgCGCCCAGGTCCCGTCGGAAGTCTTCGTcgaggagctcaagcagccatccatcaagtcttctccgcaggtaaccatcaacacgggtccccaacaacccgatcgagaggttatggtgctggaagaggactggcgagaggcttttatcgattTCATTTGAgatcaacggctaccagcgggaatcgacgccaagagcgcagaagcgGCATGCGTCttacgaagaagcaagggcttcgtcctggtcgacggcaagctctatcggcgtggcgctcggtcaggagttctcatgaagtgcgtcgcaaaggaagatggttacgacatactgtgggagatccacgaaggcgtctgcggcaaccaagCGGCTTCAAGaagctggtggggaaagcagacagggccggtttctggtggcccccgcagtgaccgacgcggaggatcttgtgcgtaggtgccaaaattgtcaattcttcggcaaacagacgcatgttccagctcacagcctcatcaccataccgccatcctggccttttgcctgttggagtcttgacatgatcgggcccttcacgacggcgccaggcggtttcacccatgttctggtggctatcgacaagttaactaagtggatcgagtacaagccaatagccaagctcacgccagatcgggtcatcgacttcatctcagatattttgcatcgtttcggcttccccaacaccatcatcacggacttgggatcaaacttcacggcgaaccagttctgggagttctgcgagaatgcttgcatcgaagttaaatatgtctcagtcgcacacccaagggccaatggacaagtcgagagggcgaacagcttgataattgacggcctcaagaagagattatatgatgaaaacagcaaaaagggaggcaagtgggtacatgagttgccgcatgtcgtctgggggcttcggacccaaccgtccaaagccacagggcaaacgcctttcttcctcgtatacggatctgaggctattttaccagccga
The genomic region above belongs to Panicum hallii strain FIL2 chromosome 4, PHallii_v3.1, whole genome shotgun sequence and contains:
- the LOC112890380 gene encoding cellulose synthase-like protein D5, with the translated sequence MAPKKAKIKEKKTDEAQPSTAEWSHSAQQLTTEEAVGTSGRPDELLLAGSGSQEAVATDLADDLLLTDDSVDILKKAHDFTMAEELKTLDRDRKELDALRKRLDDEKTENAYKATPSRGRLPSSSNDVEIDDAPEFASIMSGGGSDYANYTVLMPPTPDNQPYSGGGGAPSSTSAGGSKPDDFPLPPYGPSASTKLVNRRGGAGGDDGAGGVSGKMDRRLSTARVPAPSKSLLLRSQTGDFDHNRWLFETKGTYGIGNAYWPQDNNAYADDDGGGAGGGPVKMEDLVDKPWKPLSRKVAIPPGILSPYRLLVLVRFISLFLFLIWRATNPNLDALWLWGISIVCEFWFAFSWLLDQMPKLNPINRAVDLAALREKFESVTPTNPTGRSDLPGLDVFISTADPYKEPPLTTANSLLSILSTEYPAEKLFVYISDDGGALLTFEAMAEACEFAKVWVPFCRKHSIEPRNPDSYFNQKGDPTKGKKRPDFVKDRRWIKREYDEFKVRINGLADLIRRRANAMNARERKLARDKQAADVPTVKATWMADGTHWPGTWLDSAPDHAKGDHASIVQVMIKNPHYDVVPGDAASHPYLDFTGVDVRVPMFVYLSREKRPGYDHNKKAGAMNAMVRASAILSNGPFMLNFDCDHYIYNCMAIREAMCYMLDRGGDRICYIQFPQRFEGIDPSDRYANHNTVFFDGNMRALDGLQGPMYVGTGCLFRRYAVYGFNPPRTNEYRGIYGQVKVPIDPHGHHHPGPEELRPLPEHPDHEAPQRFGKSKMFIETIAVAEYQGRPLQDHPSVQNGRPPGALLMPRPPLDAATVAESVAVVSCWYEDGTEWGLRVGWIYGSVTEDVVTGYRMHNRGWRSVYCITRRDAFRGTAPINLTDRLHQVLRWATGSVEIFFSKNNAFLASRRLKFLQRLSYLNVGIYPFTSLFLIMYCLLPALSLFSGQFIVATLDPTFLCYLLLITITLMLLCLLEVKWSGIGLEEWWRNEQFWVIGGTSAHLAAVLQGLLKVIAGIEISFTLTAKAAAEDDDDPFAELYLVKWTSLFIPPLAVIGINIIALVVGVSRTVYAEIPQYSKLLGGGFFSFWVLAHYYPFAKGLMGRRGRTPTLVYVWAGLISITVSLLWITISPPDDRIAQGGIDV